The Chelatococcus sp. HY11 genome includes a window with the following:
- a CDS encoding alpha/beta hydrolase gives MQSFSSAGVRIAFVDLPPAEGRGDPVILVHGFASNHAVNWLNTSWANTLGRAGYRVIALDNRGHGASEKLYDPAAYGSHIMADDVRRLMDHLAIERADVLGYSMGARITAHLALANPERVRSAVFGGLGIHLIEGVGLPIGIADAMEVPSLDDLTDPMQRMFRAFAEQTKSDLRALAACIRGSRQTLSRDDVARIAVPTLVAVGTKDDVAGSGPALAALLPQGRALDIPGRDHNLAVGDKVHKAGVIAFLAEGRD, from the coding sequence ATGCAGAGCTTTTCGTCCGCAGGCGTTCGCATCGCCTTTGTTGACCTGCCGCCCGCCGAAGGGCGGGGCGATCCCGTCATTCTCGTTCACGGCTTTGCCTCGAACCACGCGGTGAACTGGTTAAACACGTCCTGGGCGAATACGTTGGGACGCGCCGGCTACCGTGTCATCGCGCTCGACAACCGCGGCCACGGGGCAAGCGAGAAGCTCTATGATCCAGCCGCTTATGGTTCGCACATCATGGCCGACGACGTGCGCCGCCTCATGGACCATCTCGCGATCGAGCGCGCCGACGTCCTTGGTTACTCCATGGGCGCCCGCATCACGGCTCATCTCGCTCTTGCCAATCCCGAGCGGGTGCGATCGGCGGTTTTCGGCGGGCTAGGCATTCACCTCATCGAGGGGGTGGGGCTGCCGATCGGTATCGCTGATGCCATGGAGGTGCCCTCGCTCGATGACCTCACGGATCCCATGCAGCGCATGTTCCGGGCCTTCGCGGAGCAGACGAAAAGCGATCTGAGGGCGCTGGCCGCTTGTATCCGCGGCTCCCGCCAGACCTTGAGCCGCGACGATGTGGCGCGCATAGCCGTTCCGACACTTGTCGCGGTCGGCACCAAGGACGATGTCGCGGGCTCCGGGCCGGCCTTAGCCGCGCTGTTGCCGCAAGGCCGCGCGCTCGACATTCCTGGGCGTGACCACAATCTTGCCGTTGGCGACAAGGTTCACAAGGCAGGCGTGATAGCCTTTCTCGCGGAAGGCCGAGACTGA
- the cysE gene encoding serine O-acetyltransferase — protein sequence MSYRSQIRADSAQRRGVELLDPLWSQIRREAEGIIARESEMASLIVSVILNHETLESAISHRIAGRLAHPALPADLISQAFREAISHDPTIAEAMRADILAVADRDPACTRMIEPVLYFKGFHAIETHRLAHWLWHEERRDFALYLQSRSSEVFQTDINPAARIGKGIFLDHATGLVIGATAVVEDNVSMLQDVTLGGTGKEQGDRHPKIRHGVLIGAGAKILGNIEVGHCARVAAGSVVLQPVPPNTTVAGVPARVVGTAGCAEPARRMDQILADKGTD from the coding sequence ATGTCGTATCGCAGCCAGATCAGAGCTGACAGTGCCCAGCGCCGGGGAGTCGAACTGCTCGATCCATTGTGGTCGCAAATTCGACGTGAAGCCGAAGGCATCATCGCGCGTGAGAGCGAGATGGCGAGCCTGATCGTCAGTGTGATCCTGAATCATGAGACGCTCGAATCCGCGATCTCTCATCGCATCGCCGGGCGTCTGGCACATCCGGCGCTTCCCGCCGACCTCATCAGCCAGGCGTTCCGCGAAGCCATCAGCCACGATCCGACGATCGCTGAGGCGATGCGCGCGGACATTCTCGCCGTGGCGGACCGCGATCCAGCCTGCACCCGCATGATCGAGCCCGTTCTTTATTTCAAGGGCTTCCACGCGATCGAGACCCATCGCCTGGCCCATTGGCTCTGGCATGAGGAACGGCGGGATTTCGCCCTTTATCTGCAGAGCCGGTCGTCCGAGGTGTTCCAGACGGACATCAATCCGGCTGCGCGCATCGGCAAGGGGATCTTTCTCGACCACGCAACAGGCCTTGTGATTGGCGCTACCGCCGTCGTGGAAGATAATGTGTCGATGTTGCAGGACGTCACCCTGGGCGGTACGGGCAAGGAGCAGGGCGATCGCCATCCCAAGATCAGGCATGGGGTGCTTATCGGTGCTGGCGCCAAGATCCTCGGCAATATCGAGGTCGGGCATTGCGCCCGTGTCGCGGCCGGGTCTGTGGTACTTCAGCCCGTCCCGCCCAACACCACGGTCGCAGGCGTGCCGGCCCGGGTTGTCGGAACGGCGGGCTGTGCGGAGCCGGCGCGGCGTATGGACCAGATTTTAGCGGACAAAGGCACCGATTGA
- a CDS encoding DUF3126 family protein, translated as MDKTELAKIERFLRRTFANQSIRVVARPRKTDSAEVYVGEEFLGVLFLDDEDGDKSYSFQMAILDADLED; from the coding sequence ATGGACAAGACCGAACTCGCGAAGATCGAGCGTTTTCTGCGCCGCACTTTCGCCAATCAATCCATCAGGGTCGTTGCACGCCCTCGCAAGACGGATTCCGCCGAGGTCTATGTGGGTGAGGAGTTCCTAGGCGTGCTGTTCCTCGACGATGAGGATGGCGACAAGTCCTACAGCTTCCAGATGGCGATCCTGGACGCCGATCTGGAGGACTGA
- a CDS encoding gamma carbonic anhydrase family protein, whose product MPLYQLGQKEPQLPPPDRFWVAPDAQVIGDVVLGRDVGIWFGAVLRGDNEAITIGAGSNIQELSVLHTDIGFPLEIGEGCTIGHRAILHGCRIGPNSLIGMGAIVLNGARIGANCLVGAGALVTEGKEFPDGSLIVGSPARVVRALDEAAIERLRLSAVGYQRNWKRFATDLNPID is encoded by the coding sequence ATGCCGCTTTATCAACTAGGACAAAAAGAGCCGCAGCTGCCGCCCCCCGACCGCTTCTGGGTGGCGCCCGACGCACAGGTTATTGGCGATGTCGTCTTGGGACGCGATGTCGGCATATGGTTCGGCGCGGTGCTGCGCGGCGACAATGAGGCGATCACCATTGGCGCGGGCAGCAATATCCAGGAATTGTCCGTGCTTCACACCGATATCGGCTTCCCTCTCGAGATCGGGGAGGGGTGCACGATCGGGCATCGTGCGATCCTGCATGGCTGCCGGATCGGGCCGAACAGCCTGATTGGCATGGGAGCGATCGTCCTGAATGGCGCAAGGATCGGCGCGAACTGCCTTGTCGGTGCCGGCGCACTCGTCACGGAAGGTAAGGAATTCCCGGACGGCAGTCTCATCGTCGGCTCGCCGGCCCGTGTTGTGCGGGCGCTCGATGAAGCCGCGATCGAGCGGCTGCGCCTATCGGCGGTCGGCTATCAGCGCAACTGGAAACGCTTTGCGACGGACCTCAATCCGATCGATTAA
- a CDS encoding transglutaminase-like cysteine peptidase produces MAFSLRVVAFFASLCAAATSQAMAQSRQAALPNFPITPIALEMGNARAPLGWADFCRKNSADCDVADGQAKEVMITPRSWNLMLGINAKVNKEIEPVSDMDHWGVVESWDYPTDGKGDCEDYVLEKRRRLIKAGLPREALLVTVVRDMEDEGHAVLTVRTDIGDLVLDNKRQQILPWTATGYKYLKRQSATNPNLWVALGAPDSTTATAAR; encoded by the coding sequence ATGGCGTTCTCTCTTCGCGTCGTGGCGTTCTTCGCGTCCCTTTGCGCCGCTGCGACGTCGCAAGCCATGGCACAGAGCCGTCAAGCCGCACTGCCCAACTTTCCCATCACCCCCATCGCCCTCGAGATGGGCAACGCCCGTGCCCCGCTCGGCTGGGCCGACTTCTGCCGCAAGAACAGCGCGGACTGTGACGTGGCTGACGGCCAGGCGAAGGAAGTGATGATCACCCCGCGCAGCTGGAACCTCATGCTTGGCATCAATGCCAAGGTCAACAAGGAGATCGAGCCTGTCAGCGACATGGATCACTGGGGTGTCGTGGAGTCCTGGGACTACCCCACGGATGGCAAGGGCGACTGCGAGGACTATGTCCTGGAGAAGCGCCGCCGCCTGATCAAGGCCGGTCTGCCGCGCGAAGCCCTGCTCGTTACCGTCGTTCGCGACATGGAAGACGAGGGCCATGCGGTGCTGACGGTCCGCACCGATATCGGCGATCTCGTTCTCGACAATAAGCGCCAGCAGATCCTTCCCTGGACCGCCACTGGCTACAAGTATCTCAAGCGCCAGTCCGCCACCAATCCCAACCTGTGGGTCGCCCTCGGCGCGCCGGACAGCACGACAGCAACTGCGGCTCGCTAA
- a CDS encoding transglutaminase-like cysteine peptidase encodes MIRILDRAKSRSLQLPVAAMLASLISQPALPIERHASLPSASNPAPTTDETRAPVGWIDFCKRHPSECTTDRAEPAKIMLSQARWSEIAAINRRINAAIRPMPDIQHWGLVESWDFPDDGVGDCEDYVLEKRKQLVAAGLPRRALLITVVLDEANAGHAVLMVRTDRGDFVLDNKRDAILPWSATGYRFIKRESQGETGWVAFGAQEGNAATATLPPSN; translated from the coding sequence ATGATCCGGATACTGGACCGAGCCAAATCTCGTTCCCTGCAGCTCCCCGTTGCCGCCATGCTGGCGAGCTTGATCTCTCAGCCCGCGCTTCCAATCGAACGGCACGCGTCGCTTCCCTCCGCGAGCAATCCCGCACCGACCACAGACGAAACGCGCGCGCCTGTCGGCTGGATAGACTTCTGCAAACGCCACCCGTCCGAGTGTACGACCGACCGCGCCGAGCCAGCGAAGATCATGCTGTCACAGGCACGTTGGAGCGAAATAGCCGCCATTAATCGGCGCATTAACGCCGCGATCCGTCCCATGCCCGACATCCAGCACTGGGGTTTGGTCGAGTCCTGGGATTTTCCGGACGACGGCGTCGGTGATTGCGAGGATTACGTCCTCGAAAAGCGCAAGCAGCTTGTCGCGGCAGGCCTGCCGCGTCGCGCGCTTCTCATCACCGTTGTGCTGGATGAAGCCAATGCCGGCCACGCCGTGCTGATGGTGCGCACCGATCGCGGGGATTTCGTCCTCGACAACAAGCGCGACGCCATCCTCCCCTGGAGCGCGACCGGCTACCGGTTCATCAAGCGTGAAAGCCAGGGAGAAACAGGCTGGGTGGCCTTTGGCGCGCAAGAGGGGAATGCGGCAACGGCCACGCTTCCGCCCTCAAATTAA
- a CDS encoding PilZ domain-containing protein — translation MAQAATEVSPPAPAENAERRRFERLKITLLGRYMIEGRHEFPCQTIDMSPADIHVVASDRGEIGEHAVLYLDHLGRVEGHIVRHSQQGFVLTITATPRKREKIAAQMTSLANREPLKAPEVRRHERVLPTITGIGLTLPDGSRHHVHIMDISHSGAALLASVAPEVGSPVIVGRTSAKVIRHFNGGFAVEFGEILGKQDFARIIGPGT, via the coding sequence ATGGCGCAAGCAGCAACCGAAGTCTCTCCACCCGCACCGGCCGAAAATGCTGAGCGCCGACGCTTCGAGCGCCTCAAAATCACGCTACTCGGACGGTACATGATCGAGGGACGGCATGAGTTTCCATGCCAGACCATCGACATGTCACCCGCAGATATACATGTCGTCGCATCGGACCGTGGAGAGATCGGCGAACATGCCGTGCTTTATCTCGATCACCTCGGTCGCGTTGAAGGACATATCGTCCGCCATTCACAACAGGGCTTTGTCCTCACGATCACGGCAACCCCACGCAAGCGCGAGAAAATTGCCGCGCAGATGACATCCCTGGCCAATCGAGAGCCGCTCAAGGCTCCCGAGGTCCGCCGCCATGAACGTGTGCTTCCCACCATCACCGGCATCGGTCTGACGTTGCCGGACGGGTCGCGCCATCACGTCCACATTATGGATATTTCTCACTCAGGGGCCGCGCTGCTCGCCAGCGTGGCGCCGGAAGTCGGCTCGCCTGTTATCGTTGGCCGCACAAGTGCGAAGGTCATCAGACATTTCAACGGCGGCTTCGCCGTTGAATTCGGCGAGATCCTGGGCAAACAGGACTTCGCGCGGATCATAGGACCCGGCACTTGA
- a CDS encoding rhomboid family intramembrane serine protease: MNAFTPHRPAREPMVNAPLAVVLLIGLLVVIHIARLAISEEADFRVLVDFAFVPARLTVAVLPSALDTILAAAAARGSQHVLLAQLLLQEGAKPWTLITHAFLHGSWTHLIFNALWLLAFGSPVARRFGTVRFFVLLAICAVVGAVFYTLFNPYGTIPMIGASGAISGVMAAACRFVFQPGMPWLAHQPGMAEYAQAQSWREIMKDRRAMSFIAVWFGVNIVFGLAASPLGLADGGIAWEAHIGGFVAGFLLFPLLDPASRRRR, from the coding sequence TTGAACGCTTTCACACCGCATCGCCCCGCGCGCGAGCCGATGGTCAATGCGCCGCTGGCGGTCGTTCTTCTCATCGGCCTGCTCGTTGTCATTCATATCGCTCGGCTGGCGATCAGCGAGGAGGCGGATTTTCGGGTCCTCGTCGATTTCGCCTTCGTTCCGGCCCGGCTGACGGTGGCGGTCCTGCCATCCGCGCTCGACACCATTCTCGCGGCGGCGGCCGCGCGGGGGAGCCAGCATGTCCTGCTTGCCCAGCTCTTGCTGCAAGAGGGCGCGAAGCCGTGGACGCTCATCACACACGCCTTTCTGCACGGTTCCTGGACCCACTTGATTTTCAATGCTTTGTGGCTGCTTGCCTTCGGCAGCCCGGTGGCGCGCCGCTTCGGCACTGTTCGCTTTTTTGTGCTGCTCGCAATCTGCGCCGTCGTCGGAGCGGTGTTCTACACTCTCTTCAATCCCTATGGCACGATCCCGATGATTGGTGCTTCCGGCGCCATTTCCGGAGTCATGGCGGCGGCCTGCCGTTTCGTCTTCCAGCCGGGAATGCCATGGCTCGCCCATCAGCCAGGGATGGCGGAATACGCCCAGGCGCAGAGCTGGCGGGAAATCATGAAAGATCGTCGCGCCATGAGCTTCATAGCGGTCTGGTTCGGCGTGAATATCGTGTTCGGATTGGCGGCAAGCCCGCTTGGCCTCGCCGATGGCGGTATCGCTTGGGAAGCCCATATCGGCGGCTTTGTCGCGGGGTTCCTGCTCTTCCCGCTATTGGATCCGGCGTCGCGCAGGCGACGCTGA
- a CDS encoding CBS domain-containing protein: MSVDRILALKGGDVVTIPPHRTLDEAVKLLAEKHIGALVVAGADRKVLGIITERDIVRVLAKEGAVAFSEAVSAHMTSNVRTCTGSFLVNDVMEIMTLGKFRHVPVVENGVLVGIISIGDVVKHRLAEVEHEHQILREYIATA, translated from the coding sequence ATGTCCGTCGATCGTATTCTCGCCTTGAAGGGTGGAGATGTCGTCACCATTCCGCCCCACCGCACGCTCGATGAAGCCGTCAAGCTCTTGGCTGAAAAGCATATCGGCGCCTTGGTCGTCGCCGGTGCGGATCGCAAGGTTCTCGGCATCATCACCGAACGCGATATTGTGCGGGTGCTGGCCAAGGAAGGGGCCGTCGCCTTCAGCGAAGCCGTTTCGGCGCATATGACATCGAATGTCCGCACCTGCACCGGAAGTTTCCTCGTCAACGACGTCATGGAAATCATGACGCTCGGCAAGTTCCGGCACGTTCCGGTCGTGGAGAACGGAGTGCTGGTGGGCATCATCTCGATCGGTGACGTCGTCAAGCACCGGCTCGCGGAAGTCGAGCATGAGCATCAGATCCTCCGCGAGTATATCGCGACTGCCTGA
- a CDS encoding patatin-like phospholipase family protein, with product MWERSASEPKRSEAAGSSTGSAAPGSDTSSADQASLPYGAPARVKLGLALGGGAARGWSHIGVMRAFERAGLIPDVIVGTSIGAVVGGCFSAGKLAVLEEFARSLTRRRVIGLLDFHLNGSGLIAGDRLKRLLDENLVGIRAETLPHRFAAVATELGSGHEVWLTKGLLTDIMRASYALPGVLDAVKFGGRWLMDGALVNPIPVTVARALGADVVVCVNLNGDARSRGAVIPVVDPDITQSTQSIIADAAAKRRSLLGPVWGVAERMRQFATRSDGVPGIGTVMVDAFNITQDRIARSRLAGDPPDLMISPKLNRIGLFDFHKADESIALGAEAAERMMDEIREYLVQESAARQAIE from the coding sequence ATGTGGGAAAGAAGCGCCTCCGAACCGAAGCGTTCTGAAGCAGCAGGCTCCTCCACCGGCAGCGCCGCGCCCGGATCCGACACCTCGTCCGCGGATCAAGCATCCCTCCCCTATGGTGCGCCCGCGCGGGTGAAGCTTGGGCTTGCCCTGGGTGGCGGCGCGGCGCGTGGCTGGTCCCATATCGGCGTGATGAGAGCCTTCGAGCGCGCGGGACTTATTCCCGACGTGATCGTCGGCACCTCGATCGGCGCCGTGGTCGGCGGCTGCTTTTCGGCTGGCAAGCTCGCTGTGCTGGAGGAGTTCGCACGCTCGCTCACGCGTCGGCGCGTCATCGGCCTTCTTGATTTCCATCTCAATGGATCCGGCCTCATTGCCGGCGATCGGCTGAAGCGCCTGCTCGACGAGAACCTCGTCGGCATCCGCGCCGAGACCCTGCCCCATCGTTTCGCCGCCGTCGCCACCGAGCTTGGCAGCGGCCATGAGGTCTGGCTGACCAAAGGGCTGCTGACGGACATCATGCGCGCCTCCTACGCCCTCCCCGGCGTTCTCGACGCGGTCAAATTCGGCGGGCGCTGGCTGATGGACGGGGCGCTCGTCAACCCCATCCCGGTCACGGTGGCGCGCGCGCTCGGCGCCGACGTGGTCGTCTGCGTCAATCTGAATGGTGACGCGCGCAGTCGCGGGGCGGTCATCCCGGTCGTTGATCCCGACATCACCCAGAGCACGCAATCCATCATAGCCGACGCCGCCGCGAAGCGGCGCAGCCTGCTCGGCCCGGTCTGGGGTGTCGCGGAACGCATGCGTCAGTTCGCGACGCGCTCTGACGGAGTTCCCGGCATCGGCACGGTCATGGTCGATGCCTTCAACATCACGCAGGACCGGATCGCCCGCTCGCGCCTCGCCGGCGATCCTCCCGACCTCATGATCTCGCCGAAGCTCAATCGCATCGGCCTGTTCGACTTCCACAAGGCGGACGAGTCGATCGCGCTGGGCGCAGAGGCCGCCGAGCGCATGATGGACGAGATCCGCGAGTATCTCGTCCAGGAATCCGCAGCCCGGCAGGCCATCGAATAG
- the hisI gene encoding phosphoribosyl-AMP cyclohydrolase, which translates to MSETSGTETSFAERGSKAEVEEGQILMPAFDANGLVTCVTTHADTGEVLMVAHMNAEALARSIATGEAWYWSRSRQALWHKGDTSGQLQTIVDMRVDCDQDAIWIKVRVGGDGGCCHTGRESCFYRSVPLGGVSRQLVPTRT; encoded by the coding sequence GTGAGCGAAACTTCCGGAACTGAGACATCTTTCGCGGAGCGAGGTTCCAAGGCCGAGGTCGAGGAAGGCCAGATCCTGATGCCTGCCTTCGACGCGAACGGCCTCGTCACCTGCGTCACGACCCACGCCGACACCGGCGAGGTTCTGATGGTCGCCCATATGAACGCCGAAGCACTGGCGCGCAGCATCGCGACCGGGGAGGCCTGGTACTGGTCGCGCTCGCGCCAGGCGCTCTGGCATAAGGGGGACACGTCCGGCCAGTTGCAGACCATCGTCGACATGAGGGTTGATTGCGACCAGGACGCCATCTGGATCAAGGTTCGGGTCGGCGGAGACGGGGGCTGTTGCCACACCGGTCGGGAGAGCTGCTTCTATCGTAGCGTCCCGCTCGGCGGGGTCTCACGACAGCTAGTCCCTACCAGGACCTGA
- the folE gene encoding GTP cyclohydrolase I FolE: MDAVVKSLSARMADATADKPSFKRPTREEAEAAVRVLLQWAGEDPDREGLAETPRRVVRTYEELFRGYNDDPSLVLDRVFEEVAGYDGLVLLRDIPFYSHCEHHMVPIIGTAHIAYYPTQGVVGLSKLARVVEVYARRLQTQERLTAQIGEALDETLKPRGVAVMIEAEHMCMSMRGIQKQGVSTLTTRFTGIFKDDPAEQARFMSMVRSKAS; the protein is encoded by the coding sequence ATGGACGCCGTGGTTAAGTCCTTGTCCGCGCGCATGGCAGACGCCACCGCCGACAAGCCCAGTTTCAAGCGACCGACCCGTGAAGAAGCGGAAGCAGCGGTTCGTGTCCTTTTGCAATGGGCTGGCGAGGACCCGGACCGCGAAGGTCTGGCCGAGACGCCAAGGCGGGTCGTGCGCACCTACGAGGAGCTTTTCCGCGGGTATAACGATGATCCGTCCCTCGTGCTCGACAGGGTGTTCGAGGAAGTCGCCGGCTATGACGGCCTGGTGCTCCTCCGCGACATTCCCTTCTATTCCCATTGCGAGCATCACATGGTGCCGATCATCGGCACCGCGCATATCGCCTATTATCCGACGCAGGGTGTCGTCGGCCTGTCGAAGCTGGCACGCGTCGTCGAGGTCTATGCCCGCCGCCTGCAGACGCAGGAGCGGCTGACCGCGCAGATCGGCGAGGCGCTCGATGAAACCCTGAAGCCCCGGGGCGTCGCGGTGATGATCGAGGCCGAGCATATGTGCATGTCCATGCGCGGCATTCAGAAGCAGGGCGTCTCCACCCTGACGACCCGCTTCACCGGCATCTTCAAGGACGATCCCGCCGAACAGGCGCGGTTCATGAGCATGGTGCGCTCGAAGGCGTCCTGA